The segment AAGTACAGCATTGTGTGGGTGTTCCATGCAAATAGGACACCTTGCATCCTCCCACTCTTTAACATCCTCGAGTCCAAATCCTAGTTCCAACGGATCCTCATGTTGGCATTGTTTGGCATCCCTGCCCCTGGAACTACATGGGTAAGGAGAGACCCTAGAGCGTTCAAAAAAAAAGGAACCAACCCTTCTATCCTTTGgcattttttttctgaaactttaaaaaattaccagTAACAATTATCTTAAAAATCTGCCTTTTTTCAACACCTCTATACGGCACTCTTTGAATCCCTAGGataataatattcaatttatGAGATCGAAATTCATGTgtgaataaattacaaatatgaaaatatgcatcaATTGCATCGCTTCAACCATTTCCAAATTTCGTATgacatttattataaattaagcaTGAAAATAACAagtcaaaaacaaaaattcaagcACATTAAAACAAATCCAGATTCAGTTATGATCATATAAgccaaataaattaaattttatccaaAAAGAAAGGAATCAAACCAAAAAGATTAATCAAGAACAGAATTATTCCCTTaggttaacaaaaaaaaaaaaagagacagaAGTAAATTAATCATAAAACCAGATGCAGTTTGGATGAAATCTAAAGGAATCCATAGGGTTAATCGTTAAAATTAAGGTGAAATTAGACGATTGCTTAAGGTTCGAACGTACCAGAGATTTCTGGAAACAGGAGATTGGAATTTTATTTGAAAGGAGCGTTTCGatggaaaataaattaattaaaagaaaatagtgagagagagagagagcgcgACAGGGAGAGAGACTTTCGAGGTCTTTTAAGAAGCAACAACAGGTAGCCACCTTCTTGTTGGAGAGAGACAAGTGAAAGTACTTAATAGTCCCAACCCAAAGATAATGTTTGGTGGGCATTTTTGGTTTTATGTTTTCCAATTCAACTTTGATTAAATTAGCAGTTTTCCTTAACGTTGCAAAAAACCTTTTATCATCTCAACTTAAATTCTTAatacttattatttttaaatttaaataaaaaaacctTTTTAATAAGAGTCGGGTAAGTCCTGCCCATATGTAGTGCGTACATAAATGAATTATTATTAGTTAGTAAATTATAGTTATGTTTTGATTTTCaccatttaattaaaaaaattacaattttatttttaaattattaggttattaagattttttttaatgtttcaCTAGTATACTCCAAGCGAGGATTTAACGATCAATATGGTAGATCAATATCAATCGACGAgtaaaaaaacatattttaaatctATGTTAATTTAATGATCAATATCGAAGATCGGAGAAAAATCATTTAAATTTTGATTCACGATTAATAATatccaaaattattttattaaaaatgaattacaaaatgaagaagaaaattaattttcaattgaTATAGACAGTGCgaacaaataaaaacatgtaactttaattttaatagtccaataatataaataaattttttgaatagTTCAGTACTTAAGTTGTAACTTTTTTTAGTCAAGTAATCAAAACGAAAATTTAGtcataatttagtgactaatggtgtaatttattctaatttaaatataaaacccTTTTTAAGAATAGAGTTGGATCGGGTACAACCGGCCCATAGTGTAGTGTGTGTACCCTAAACCCGAAGTCCAAAGCGCAAAAACCCTCGTTCTCCCGTAGCTTTTTCTTCTTGTTGTTTCACTTCTTCCTCATCACGTCTGCTGCAGCCTGCACCGAATACTGCAGAAATTTAGAGGTCCTTCTTGTTTTAATCTCAAAGAAAGAATAAAGGAGTTTGGGTTTGGTTCTGTAAATGGGGAAGCAGAAAGTGAAACCCCTCCTTACATGTTTCACTCAAGAAGGTGATTATCTCGCCATTTCGTCTCCGGATGGAACTGTTAAAGTAATTCTCTTGTTTCCCCCTATCAACTTTTTCTTATGTAGGTTGTCGATATCTCATAATGtttgcttttttctttttcttttttggagtccttttattgatattttatttccctttttttttttccttcctcaTGCAAAAAGCAATTGTATAAATTTATAGTTTGTATAAAGAAGTACCGCTACCTATGTTTGTTCAATGCTTATGATAAGGTGGTTGGTTTAAGGGCTAATCCTATATTGGAAATGTTGTTGCGAAGATCAGTTGTGATTAGTGGTAGGTACTGAGACAAATAAACATGTACAAGGAATCAAGCACTCTTTTTATAATCTGTTCAAAAGTGTTGCGTGGTGAAAAGtagttttcctcattgaaatgtTACTCTGCCAATATGTACATTTGTCTTGATTAGTTGCAAGAGATATTAAGCAAATGTTCAAACCTGTGAAATGAAGTTTGTTGTTTCAAGTCACTGAATCATGAGTGGTTAATCCAGATTATGATCTTTGCTGAGGAATGGTGGTTGTTTCTTATCAACAATAGCCATTTGAGTTCTCTCATGTAGAAGCTATCTCAAGGGGTTATGGCATCAGTTAATAAAGGTTAAATGAAGTGTGATAAGATGCTGGTTGCTTTTTTTTAATTGATAGCAACATCACTGTAGGGTAGTTAATAGAAATTGTGAACATGGTTGCTTGTAACTTGATCATTGTTGTACTATGTAATTTACTTGGGATTATAACTCTTATTGCTTAAATGTTTTCTTTGCCATTTTGGTTTCATACTGAAGATTCTGCATTGTTTCAGTCTCTCTCTGGGGGTGTAAATTGTTTCCAGTGCCACCTGATAGAAAGCATTACATAAGTATTGTTTTCCCCTTACATTGGCGAAAATTCATTGCACTTTTGCAGATTTGGAGCACAAGTACTGGGAGTTTATTGGCAGAGTGGAAGCAGTCAGATGGCAACCTTCCTAATAGTTATTCCTGTATGGCTTGCAGTTTTATCCCAAAGAAGGTAGCCCCAGATTCTCTTGAGAGCTTTCTAATGTTCCATGCCTTTTCAGTTTTTTAATCATTCTTCTATTGTTTCTGTGTCGATAATTTAGCATAAAAAGGGGAGTGGAACTTGCTTACTTGCTATTGGATTAAATGAAGGGGACATCTGGATTATTGATGTCTTAGCTGGTGACAAGAAGTGGTCATCTACTGGTTATTATCCTAGGTATGATGATAAATTTGTTAAGAATTATTGTTGCCAAAGTGCTTGGAGGTTCCTCATTTCCATCTGATTGCACCTTGTGTCTATCTTTGTTTATGGTGAAATTTGGTCCCTTTTCTTCTTTATTCTTTTGCATGATTTTGAGTGAACACACTAAGCatgtgaaatttattcatgattaTCTTTTTCTAGTGGATAGTTTAGCTGATATTGAGCCATTATTTGTCCAGTGGAATTGCTGGTCTTTCATTCAGAAATAAAGGTCATAGTCTGTATGTCATTGGAAGCAATGGAAAGGCATCTGAAATGAACTCAGAAAATGGAGATTTGATAAGGGAGTTCAAAGCTGCCAAAAGGTCCATCACTTCTTTGACATTTTCACAAGGTCAGTAAGTTATGAAATGTCCACTGCTCTTTTAACTCACTTTCTGTTCCTTGTTAATTATTTTTTCAATATGCTTTTCAGATGGAAAGTATTTGGCTTTGGCCAATGGTAAGCTTCGGGTCTCCAACCTGGAAAACGGGAAAGAGCTTCTAAAGTCTCCTGATGATTTGGTGAGTTACTTGTCTGACGTCTTTAGTGATTTTCCTTGTATGCTTGAGGCATTGATGGTTTTTATTAATTTGTTATCACAGGATCCTGTGCAATATATAAGTATATCCAATGATGCCAAGACAATTGTTACATCAGGGTTTGGGGAGACAAATCTTCAAGTCTGGAGTTGTGatttgagttccaaaactctgaGTGGTGGCTCTGTTATTTCAATGCCTCGCCCTCCGATAGCTTTTGAATGTAAGAATAGTGGTAGTGACGAAGATGGTTCTGTGATCTTGGCACTTTCGGAGTCTGGTATTGCTTATGTTTGGAATTTGGACTCCGTTTCCCAGGATGATGTTGAACCAACGAAGATTACTGTCAAACTTGATAAAGCAGAGGGAGACCAGCAGAAGAGTGCAGGCTCAAGGAAAAGTCGTATTCCTGTTATCTCAGCTAGATTACATGCTACAGGCATGGACCAACAGCTTGTTGCCCTTATTGCTTATGGTCCATTAGATTCTCCACAGTTTAGTCTTGTGAATGTTAGCAAAGCAGGGGAGAATATTGTTATAAATGCTGTGGATCAGACTGAAACTATTCAAGAAAATGGGACATCTTTGTTAAAAGGTGGGAAATTTGTTTTCTAAAATGCCTTTTATAATAATCCATGGTTCTGCAACTTTGCTTATTTCTTAAAGAAAAAATctcaatattttattttgaatggTCAAACTTTATATGCAAATATTTTGAATGGCAGTTGATCCAAATGGAAAACCAAATAAAAAAAGAGCTGCTCCTGATCCAGACCTTGCTACGACAAGAAGCAGAAATGATACGGGTGAGGGTTGATACATATTTCTGGATAAGAATCTGTTTTCTTAAATTGAAtggctttttcttttttcctactTCTTTCTCCAAAGTATCTGTTTCTTTGTCCTAATGGTTTTTGGATAAGAATCAAATCATACAAACCTCATGCGCTGCCTCCCCTTCCCCTGCTCTCTCATAGGACTTAATGACTCCAAAATGTTTCTTCCCTTCAAACAATAATTTCTATAGAACTTAGCATTTCAATTTTGTGAATGTATGTCATATGCTTGATGTATCAATGTTTATAATAAAACCCTTGGCCAGgaagaataaaatattaaaatatgatgtttgCTATGCTTTCTTATCTCTTTGTATCATGCACTACACGGGTTTGATTTTGCTATTCATATTGTATCTTAATCCTATTGAGAGAGCAACATGTCTTCTGAGGAAGCATCTTGTGTATGTCAAATGAGGCGATACCAAGAACACAGTATAACTTACTGCATTATCGGTGTAAATATGATACATGATTTAATGCGTATCAGATCTCTATAATAGTTGTTAAAACAAGCACTTTTTTCTCTATCTTGAGATTTATTTaacttgtgattttggaatagGTCATGGAGAGAATGCTGATGGAGTTCTCGTCAATGATGATCCGAGTGAGCCTACCATGGCTGAGAAACTTGCAAGTTTAAATTTAATAGAAAATGGAAAAAATGAAACCAatgaaaaccaagaaagaaaagaACCCTCTACCCATGGCAAGCCTCCCATCGCAGATTCAGTTAATGTTCTGCTTAAGCAGGCACTCCGTGCTGACGATCGTGCACTTCTGTTAGATTGCTTATACACTCAAGATGAGAAGGTCAGCTCATACTGACTAGTCTTTTGTTGACGGAAGTTTATGTATAACAGCAACGCTAATATGAAAACTTTGCTCTTTCTCAGGTTATTGCAAATTCAGTCTCTCAATTAAATCCATCTGATGTTCTCAAGCTTTTACAATCTCTTGTATCTATAACTCAATCAAGGTAATATTTTATGTGTTCGACCAACCATGAATTACTTTGAAGACATTTGTACTCTTCCTTTTTCCTTACTGTTGTAATTGTATGTAAAGTCGATTCACTTACTGCTGATCCTGGAGAAAACAGTGATGTTAACAAAGTCTATTCACTCTCTGGTGGCTCATTGCTTttcttttcagttttttttttccttttctggcCCACTGCTTTATTGTTAGATAGCATAGTTCTCTTGATTTTCATTTATAACTTCTGCTGAAATTTTATACACAATATTTCTAAATTAACACAGGGGTGCAGTATTGGCATGTGCGCTTCCTTGGATAAAAAGTTTACTTCTTCATCACGCTAGTGGAATTATGTCCCAGGAATCCTCTCTTCTTGCTCTGAACTCTTTGTATCAGGTCAGATGGGATTATAATTATGGACTGTTCTGtttaaaaacatatatatttacatCTTTTGAACTTCAATCATATTACTAATATTCATAATGTGAATGCTTGTTTTTATGCAGCTTATTGAATCTAGAGTCTCAGCTTTTGAATCAGCTCTTCAAATATCAAGTTGCTTAGACTTCCTTTATGCAGgggtatgtgttatgttaaggTTTGTGGTGATCGGAATTATGCGTTAATTTTTTAGGACTTATGTTCTTGTTGTTTGCGATTTTGATGACAGATTGTTGAGGATGAGTTTGTTGAGAATGCTGCAATTCCAGTAATATTTGAGGACATGGATGAAAGTGATGAAGAGCAACCGGAAGATGCAATGGAAACTGATGATCAAGAGAACGAAGATGGGGAAGCACTTGATGAAGCATCTGATGGGGTTAGTGATTTTGAAGGGATTGATGATATGAGTGACTGAGTAGTAACGATTGGTTGGGGTTCATTCTGTTGAAAGCTCATAAAGTGATCTGATAACcattgaaggaagaagaaaagcAATGAGTTTCACAGACCATGACCTTGTTTCTCATCGGAAAATACACTGCATACTGATTAAGGAAAAGCAAACGGGAGGCATCCTACAAACAAATTCGGAGTTTAAATTTTTGCTCATTCATGTTTTACACCAGGAAGCACACGTACTCGTAGGAGAGGAAGATTTGATGCCAACTTGCAGGTACTGTTGCTATAACCGGGATTCTTTAATGGAAGTTGTTCCTTTCTTGAACAAATACCGAAAATCCCATTGTCCTTCTCAATTTTAGTATCTCTCCAGAATTTGCAATTTTCATCATATTTGCAGGAATGTAATAGTAAAACTTTCtctaaaccttttttttttgtagTATTTATAAGCATGTATTGTTCTTTAACATGGTTTCATCTGCATAAGAAAAGTGAGATCTTAAAGAGCTTTGAGAGCTTGGATTTGCTTCAATTAATGTTAAATTCTTTTTGGTGCACACTTTACATCATTCGTTTTTAGGCTTTTGTTTCTTTAGAGAATGAAAGTCTGGTACCATATAAAGAATCTTCTGGGGAAAAAATTAAGACATATAGTGGAgagtattttaaataaataatttattaattaatggAATTTTAAAAAAGGGTTTCATTTTAGACTCGATTGTTTaggaaaaaattataaattatttaaatctgAATTATAATGTCTGGTCTGAACCAGAAAGGCATTGCCACTTTATTTTCGAAAATTACGGACAACTTTTCTTTTTTGTCAAATAATAGTAACTTCTATATATGAAACATAAATTTCTGCCAATTAATACTCAAGCCATAACATGCCATTGCCAAGTGTTGGTGAATGCTTAGATTGAGGTTTACCCATAACAGCCTCCTATAAATTCATTTCACTTTATTCATAATTCAAACTAAAATTTCCTTTTCCTTAAGAAAAAAAATGTCAGGACAAAATACATCTCAGACTTTTGCAAACAATGCAACCAGTCAAGCTCAGGTTGttaattcttcttcttcttcttcttcttcttcttcttcttcttcttcttcttcttctttttttaaagaTGTTAATTAAACATTAAAGGGTGGTTTTCATATATGAAAACTAATGAATGGCATGTCCTTCAACAGTTAGCGAGGGATGAGATGTTGAACCAGGGCTCTCAAGCTTCTGATCAGACCTCTTCTTATACTTCCCAAGCCACCAACTTACTTCAGCAGGTACCCATccctccttttttcttttttaaaaatttcggaTCCTTAGTTAAAATAATCAATCACTCATGACATGTTTTTCCTCTTTTTTCCGGGATATTAATCATTCTGGTGCAGACAGGAGAGCAAGTGAAGAACATTGCACAAGGAGCAGCTGATGCAGTAAAGAACACTCTGGGTATGAATAAGCCCACCAGCACCGATCATCCAAGCAACCCATCTCCTCCCAGGACTTGAAACCCGCGTTTCCACTCTGCTTCTCTGCTTTCCCTTGCTTATCCTAGTCACTCGCCATCTATAAatagtttaattattttatttgacaTGTTGTAAAAGGTCCTAAGAGAGTGTTGTCTGTAATGTGCGTTAAATGAATTAATGCAATTAAAGTTTGATTGATTTTATCAACTTGATTTTTAAGGATAGAATGTCATTCCATAATGATTTAATTATGCAATTTATTGTTTAAATCATAATCATATCAAATATAAATCCTATAATTAAATCTTTggattacatatattattatatgaCTATTCCAAATGAGTCAATAACAAGAACTAATGTGCTCGATCAAAATCGAGTACAAGATTCATTATATCCGAATTACAAATGTAACTCTTATTTCATTAATCTAGAAGTTTGAATAAATTaccaaatatttaaaaaaattattaaaagaatttttaaatttaataattactactttaattattataataataagataaataattaattgggttgtaataagttcaaaatttttaataagCTTGAAAATACCCTCATTCAAAGCAATTCAGTGAAAGGCTTCCTCCTAAATTCTCCCAAACATAAATTAAACCACTAATTGACTTGAGTTACACattaaatgtgtatatatttatttatttcaataggaaaaagaaaaagctCATTTTTTTTAGGGCTGGGATCCGCGGTGCAAGTGTGTATAGATTCAGAATCAGCAGCTAAGAACACAAACGAAACTCACTTATCAAAACAATGGCCACGCCAAAATCTGATTCTACTCCTAATCCTCATCTTCGTTCTGATCCACCATTCACAAACCCCACAAAGGAAACAATCCTGCTTGGCCAACCATTAACCGACTTTTATCCCAACATGGTCAACTTGGAATCCAACATTTGAAGCTCTTGCATCGAGTAGGCGGTGGAGGTATAGGAAATGTATTTGTTTGTAAGATTAACAACACCGCCACCGGTTCCCATCATCATCATTGCCTTTCTGCCATGAAAGTAATAGATAGGGATGAACTCAGAATTAAAGAAAAGTTGCATAGAGCTTAACATTCTGGGAATGCTTGATCATCCTTTCCTTCCAACATTATACGCAGCGTTTGATTTCTTCCACTGTTCATGTTTGGTTAGGGAGTACTGTCCTGGTGGCGACTTGCTCACTCTTCTGCAACGCCAGTCTGATATGAAATTTAGTGTCCCATCAGCTACGTAAGTCTTCATATTGCTAAATCTATATCTGTTGAAGATTTTCCTTGAATTTTCGGAACTCCAGACATAACCCAATTGGTTCTTGTAATCGTAATTTTGTGTTTGTAATGGTATAAGAACCACTGGTGTTGCAGATTCTATGCAGCTGAAGTGCTTGTAGCATTGGAATATCTTCACATGATGGGTGTAATTTATCGTGATTTGAAGCCAGAAAATGTGCTTGTTCAAGAAGACGGTCGTATTATGCTCTCAGACTTCGATCTCTCCCTTCAATGCGACGTTTCACCCAATCTTTTAAAATGTAACGCCAGTATCATGGACAAGGACTACAATTGCTACTCTCATCTATCATTGTCTACGAAGAAAAACAAGCTCGTCGTGGATATTCCGGAACCTGAGGTCGAATTACGGGCCGAGCCGACTAATGCTCGATCGAGTGTATTTGGCTCCGGAGGTGATACCAGGATTAGGCCATGGAAGTGGTGTAAATTGGTGCAGACGCGAATTTAAAGAGACAGGAAGGGACCTTGGTcccaaaaatgattttttttttttaatttagtcttcctataaatagataaattacaaattaatatatatatagaaattgcACTTTGATGTCATAATAAAAAGAATTAATCCAATCTTCttatcaataaaaatatatacaaattaATATGTAGTAAAATTTCACTTCCttctcataaaaataaaaagattgatgtttaatttttaaaaaaatataaattataaattaatacataataaacTTGATTTatcaaaaaattataattaaattttggcCGCTACTAAAAATTTCTGGATTTGCCTTTGGTGAGCATCGGGAGTCCTTTTTGAGGTGATAGTGAGGGGAAAACTTTGACAAACATCCTACAGCAACCCGTAATATTTCCCAGGATTTGTTCAAGTAAAGGTAGAGATGGGGAAGGCGCATGATTTGATCAGAAAGCTGCTGGTGAAAGATCCAAACAAGagaatggggggggggggggggtgttGTTGAAAtaaaagaggcatgggtttttgAAAGGTGTCAATTGGCCTCTAATTTTAACACTTAAACCTCCACAAATAATCATTTAAGGAAAAGCTGAGTTTTAATTCCCCAAATCAGATCAAACTTAATAGTAGAGACGCAGTGGTAGTTCTATCTATAATGAAAGCTTAGAGATGTATTTATGTATCAAAAAGTTACTAATAAAGGGTTTATTAATTTATTCTCATTATAGCTTTTtattataactaatatttatagattttattatACCCCTTTATAATTCTTAAGTAAAAAGATAATACGTTTCAGCATATTCGAACTACGACCtcctaaattaacaacaatactaacaccaattaaattaaaactcaatccGTTAAAACACACtacttttaaaaataacaaatattatttcatgagtactttttattttttatttttaaataaaatctaaaaacacataaattatAAGATTTAAACCTAAATCATTTTAATTTTCACTATCCCAATTATACCATTTTAACCAAAAATGCGTATTTCCTTAAAACAACTTGTTATAAATTTGTCGGTATATAATTTTTCAATTGCAAAAAAATGAGTCCACTGTAATCTGTACGTAGTACACTTGGGTAAGTGCATGCAAATAAATGGGTTCAAAGCGAGGGCTTCCCCCCACTTATGAAACTGTCTGGAACTAAGGACCCAAATTAAGTGGGCTTGACGTAGCCGACAGCATAAAGTTCtacatttccttttttttcttttctaatgaCAAATGACTTACATGTGATATGGTTAATTAATTACATAAAATTGCATGCAATGTAAGGTTAAAAAAAAGCGCAGGTGGCATTGGTTAATGCAATTATATTTGGTGAGTGACctttgtaattttattattatagtgaAATATAATTCTATGTGCCATGAATAAACCTTTTTTTTAAGCATGTGTCATGAGTAAACTTGATGATACCACATCATCAAAATATGTTACTATATGTATACATGAAGAGATGCTAAAAAAACATTAAGCAACAGAAGAGCGTTAGCTTTTTGTTTGCTTGAATCATACTTGAGAGGGTTCACTCTTTTTGAAACTGGTATGCCAAAATGCCAGTCTTATATCTCGGCCCCTTTCCTAAACCTCTAAAGTAGTAGGGAATTTTAAATCTCCTTTTTcagattttatatttatataatatgatTACTCTAGCATGAATCATCTTAATTAACAGGTCAATTATATCTGCATTCAACTGTAAGTATGTTTAATTTCATAACCCGACAATAAATGTATAAATTATAGCTATTTTTTGTACCAAAAAAATCTTTTATATATTGACTATTAATCACAAGTggatcaaaatataaaaatatgcatttgtATGAACTTTACTTGAGAAGTCTATATAATTTCAGGGATAATTACATTATTAATAATTTCtcttaataagaataataattttgTAATTGAACTTAAAAGGAAATAAAGTAGAAGGAAATGTATGCTTAAGCTAATAAAAACACACGCCCAGCAGAGCAGAGCACACAAAAAGCACGGCAAAAGAAAGAAGGGGAAAATAAATTAAACATATGATGGAAAGGATGCATAGAGATTCCCAAGGCGAATCCCTTCCCACCACTTCGCTTTACAGTTTGCTCTCTTCTTCCTTTTCCCTTCTTCAAGAGAATGGACgacagttcttttttttttttttttttcatttcctcCCTTcacttcattcattcattcatttttttttttaatcttggtTTTGGAGAGAGAATGAATTGAGGGgaaaaaaaatagttatggggattttatgttatattttactGTAATTATAAACATAGTGTTTAATTATTATATTCGTAATTCATAATAAATATGTGAAAAAAAACATGTTAAATATCACAATAAACGATAAAAAAGGGGTGGTGGTTTTGGGAgataaaagagagaaaaaagaaaagaaaagaaaggaatagTGAATAAGCAAAGCAGGCgcagaaaagagagagaaaaagaaaaagaaaagatggtCAAAATGAAAACCTCGAAGGACTTGTTATATTCCATCATCAGCTTCAAACCCCTATCTTTATTGAAACTCTCCCTTTGttcttcttttttctctctttttcatttgccttttctttttctttttttttttcaaaatttttcctctAAAAATATCAAAGTTATAATGAAAATTGTGCATGCATGATTCCATTTAGTTGCCTCCTTTTCTAATCTTTATTTTTCTCCTCTTTGATACTGTATGTGACTCATCAATCAAAGTAAAAAATAAATGTGGCATGAATGAGAGACCCTTTGGAAAACCCTAATCACGttatttaaagttattttgtaTTCTATGAATACCAAGTCCATTAAATCTTATACCTGCTCTAATTTTTAATCACaagtaatttatttataatatatatatatatataaatataaagtcTGGTACTTTCATGGAACAAATCAGGGACTAAAACCCAAATTTAGAAAGGATAAACACAATTCAATGATTCATGATATAAATAAAGCAACCCTCTTTATGAACCAacacatacaaaaaaaaaaaaaaaacacaccaaACCCAAAAGACTAAAGCGAGTTGCTCTTTAACCCCATTCAACCCAAAACATTGAAACAATGGAAAAGCAGAGAGGAGACCCTTCGTTTGCAAAACTTAAATTGCAGTAGCTataatttttttctctattttttaagCAAAACATCTcttgtatataaaataaataaataaattcagtTGTAGTTGTCTAAATTTTGAATTTCGGTATCtgtaatgttttttttttgtatttttaaattaaat is part of the Gossypium arboreum isolate Shixiya-1 chromosome 5, ASM2569848v2, whole genome shotgun sequence genome and harbors:
- the LOC108453817 gene encoding uncharacterized protein LOC108453817 isoform X1; amino-acid sequence: MGKQKVKPLLTCFTQEGDYLAISSPDGTVKIWSTSTGSLLAEWKQSDGNLPNSYSCMACSFIPKKHKKGSGTCLLAIGLNEGDIWIIDVLAGDKKWSSTGYYPSGIAGLSFRNKGHSLYVIGSNGKASEMNSENGDLIREFKAAKRSITSLTFSQDGKYLALANGKLRVSNLENGKELLKSPDDLDPVQYISISNDAKTIVTSGFGETNLQVWSCDLSSKTLSGGSVISMPRPPIAFECKNSGSDEDGSVILALSESGIAYVWNLDSVSQDDVEPTKITVKLDKAEGDQQKSAGSRKSRIPVISARLHATGMDQQLVALIAYGPLDSPQFSLVNVSKAGENIVINAVDQTETIQENGTSLLKVDPNGKPNKKRAAPDPDLATTRSRNDTGHGENADGVLVNDDPSEPTMAEKLASLNLIENGKNETNENQERKEPSTHGKPPIADSVNVLLKQALRADDRALLLDCLYTQDEKVIANSVSQLNPSDVLKLLQSLVSITQSRGAVLACALPWIKSLLLHHASGIMSQESSLLALNSLYQLIESRVSAFESALQISSCLDFLYAGIVEDEFVENAAIPVIFEDMDESDEEQPEDAMETDDQENEDGEALDEASDGVSDFEGIDDMSD
- the LOC108453817 gene encoding uncharacterized protein LOC108453817 isoform X2; the encoded protein is MACSFIPKKHKKGSGTCLLAIGLNEGDIWIIDVLAGDKKWSSTGYYPSGIAGLSFRNKGHSLYVIGSNGKASEMNSENGDLIREFKAAKRSITSLTFSQDGKYLALANGKLRVSNLENGKELLKSPDDLDPVQYISISNDAKTIVTSGFGETNLQVWSCDLSSKTLSGGSVISMPRPPIAFECKNSGSDEDGSVILALSESGIAYVWNLDSVSQDDVEPTKITVKLDKAEGDQQKSAGSRKSRIPVISARLHATGMDQQLVALIAYGPLDSPQFSLVNVSKAGENIVINAVDQTETIQENGTSLLKVDPNGKPNKKRAAPDPDLATTRSRNDTGHGENADGVLVNDDPSEPTMAEKLASLNLIENGKNETNENQERKEPSTHGKPPIADSVNVLLKQALRADDRALLLDCLYTQDEKVIANSVSQLNPSDVLKLLQSLVSITQSRGAVLACALPWIKSLLLHHASGIMSQESSLLALNSLYQLIESRVSAFESALQISSCLDFLYAGIVEDEFVENAAIPVIFEDMDESDEEQPEDAMETDDQENEDGEALDEASDGVSDFEGIDDMSD
- the LOC108451195 gene encoding late embryogenesis abundant protein 1-like → MSGQNTSQTFANNATSQAQLARDEMLNQGSQASDQTSSYTSQATNLLQQTGEQVKNIAQGAADAVKNTLGMNKPTSTDHPSNPSPPRT
- the LOC128279262 gene encoding LOW QUALITY PROTEIN: protein kinase PINOID 2-like (The sequence of the model RefSeq protein was modified relative to this genomic sequence to represent the inferred CDS: inserted 2 bases in 1 codon) yields the protein HKPHKGNNPAWPTINRLLSQHGQLGIQHLKLLHRVGGGGIGNVFVCKINNTATGSHHHHCLSAMKVIDRDELRIKEKLHRAXNILGMLDHPFLPTLYAAFDFFHCSCLVREYCPGGDLLTLLQRQSDMKFSVPSATFYAAEVLVALEYLHMMGVIYRDLKPENVLVQEDGRIMLSDFDLSLQCDVSPNLLKCNASIMDKDYNCYSHLSLSTKKNKLVVDIPEPEVELRAEPTNARSSVFGSGGDTRIRPWKWCKLVQTRI